In Rissa tridactyla isolate bRisTri1 chromosome 2, bRisTri1.patW.cur.20221130, whole genome shotgun sequence, a single window of DNA contains:
- the LOC128905557 gene encoding uncharacterized protein LOC128905557 → MEIETADEIAIVGIGCNFPGGDGVDNFWKVLEEGKNCTVEIPPERFNVKDWYDPDDNKPGKICTTRAALLDEFNSFDNHLFGINNMEAERMDPQQKLLIECTYKALEDAGVPIEAISGTKTGVFIGLMNQDYEIVTSRAASEINHYDGTGAAMSIAANRVSFTFNLTGPSLTIDTACSSFLFALHYALQAIKSGDCEAAICGGVNCIIDPRTFVSLSKAKMISPEGISKPFSKKADGYGRGEGCGVVFLKPLKKAKEDYSKIWGVINISAVNQNGRSMTPITRPSQIEQEKLLRSIYGTHVDPSVVQYIEAHGTGTAAGDPVEAESLGSVICKNRSSQVSILKMGSVKGNIGHTESAAGAAGLIKVLLMMHHGKIVPSLHYSKEMSSIDTEKLNLAIPTAVEPWEESPEHGRVAGINCFGFGGTNAHVVVRQIKQLEPLPAFKRPLELVLLSAASGKSLQMTMADTADQLSTRNSVTLPGLAYTSACRRSHANYRYRKAFVTNSLQHLQQEVTSAASTELAVSKVEPQLVFVFCGNGVTLKEFSEVLLSSETVFRDKCEEIEALFQKHAPISLLPGRGHSAKDLLDPELSQPLLFTLQVALASLLKYWGIKPVTAVGHSVGEVAAAHFAGYLSLADAVKVIYHRSRLQAKTASGRMLVVGNIPVQEIAECLHGYSGKVCIAAFNSPVSCTLSGHSDSVDAVQRDLAQAFSQRNIFLHVLNVPAAYHSPSMDMILGELEENIKTLEKQKGEIEVISTLTGVAASENDFAQGKFWARHTREPVAFTQAIKTAARDRENVVFVEISPHRALQRSIKETLGKGTKVFSSLQTDAEYQTLFTLVGNLFELGYNPNWQHFYNGYQSAPVAIPRYQFDRKKLMAYLDIHQRANQRSVSSSHPLIYGINSDNTEFGCLLSQETTSYLYEHKNNGVALVPGAFYVELGLASVMNSSRPRVPLSTCQMSISFSAPCVLTQSSQVLNIKLSPQKAVTAFEIVSSSNAVYATGHVVKGPEAVVEESTIRVQDIYQRCRSVVSREEVYEALSEIGFQYGSMFRQLSDVHYCQELKEGITNIKVNKETVREMHNYCIHPVLLDCFLQMTAIMTSRTVQSRVGFPSGIGSLVVLRPLEEEMMIYMRTSKSIGNCLEVCGCFMDKHGSVLAELKRVAITFMKQASSRDNEFMFENKWKEVSLSQTIGYLGAMPRVLVFADKFGIAEQLKKYLHPDSRYVMYEDWEALLEGHTQNKMRADVEYYDDILFLWGIQKLNEDFPNKAVDQLAKCCEAYRQVIVALREKMSRCSVRVITYRTTERDVDHVNCGFALHGMTRTCVTEVPEITFQMIDLSSSSSLDISVLADVLVKYKSRDYPEVRISQGRTFVAEIRRTPFVDADYGQRVRSLQKSETFTLYTSDPYTAKDLSAELSPSTAPQLEKQSVEIQVDKICLHSEDYFPISVSSRNFGNTLYWNSQAVGKHRLLALDFSGTVTATGNDVKKLKVGDHVVSCYPAAASSRVRIPGTVCFNVKKFPCFQNVPCMSYFILAWEIFSQRLPKGKKGRTLGIISTEPSSVLCHVLSAAAEEMGWRAVLARPTPDKFQYVNLCNALVVLPPVNRLSQEDLSHMCFLKDVVIVCGNRQSDCVQNDSGIDHENVSFHILTLASIFQKASLKELQKTVHAWINSMDMKRFRHLSGSVFQQTENLERINSVTSYFTCKPVPLAVLRRQKDNTMLSDILLYESQKKLFKQNAVYVVVGGLTGLGFETVKFIAENGGGCIAILSRKSPSNEKQEEMKALQQQYKGSKVVFVQCDVTSTSDVEKAFQSIANIFARSPIKGVFQSAVVLHDGHVEALTLADFQKVLSPKVAGTLNLHWATRGQELDYFVCYSSVTSFLGNSTQANYAAANSFLDVFCLYRRNCGLSGQSINWGALNLGILLNQTHIQNILESKGIDILQVHEIHEYLRKSLLLNNPQQAVVKLNFQALSHHVFSRILSLKSRLMSLISEEFRNQLETPEETQVQDTALIKSEDYITLLVSDLTRLNPDELTMNTPLSSLGMDSMLAMTIQNRVFQERKVDIPLLKLLDPHTTLSNLVVVLEETSNATGKAEKKKAADDSAENGSWL, encoded by the exons gTCTTATGAATCAAGACTATGAAATTGTAACAAGCAGAGCAGCGAGTGAAATAAATCATTATGATGGTACTGGAGCAGCAATGAGCATTGCTGCTAACAGGGTCTCATTCACTTTTAATCTGACTGGACCATCACTGACGATTGACACTGCatgttcatcttttctttttgctctacACTACGCCTTGCAAGCAATTAAATCAG GAGACTGTGAGGCAGCAATCTGTGGTGGAGTGAACTGCATAATAGATCCCCGCACCTTTGTGTCTCTCAGTAAAGCAAAAATGATCTCTCCCGAGGGAATAAGCAAACCCTTCTCCAAAAAGGCAGATGGCTATGGAAGGGGAGAAGGCTGTGGTGTTGTTTTCCTCAAACCACTGAAAAAG GCAAAGGAAGACTACAGCAAAATCTGGGGTGTTATAAACATCAGTGCAGTAAATCAGAACGGTAGGTCCATGACTCCAATCACAAGACCGTCTCAAATAGAGCAAGAGAAGTTACTGCGCAGCATTTATGGAACTCATGTTGATCCCTCAGTTGTGCAGTACATTGAAGCACACGGTACAGGAACTGCCGCTGGAGATCCTGTTGAAGCTGAAAGCCTGGGTAGTGTCATTTGTAAAAACAGGTCTTCACAAGTTTCCATTCTGAAAATGGGTTCCGTGAAAGGAAATATTGGCCACACTGAAtcagctgctggagcagcagggtTAATCAAAGTGCTTCTGATGATGCATCATGGAAAGATTGTTCCCTCCTTGCATTACTCAAAGGAGATGAGCAGCATCGATACAGAGAAGTTGAACCTTGCAATTCCCACAGCTGTAGAGCCCTGGGAAGAATCCCCTGAGCATGGAAGAGTAGCTGGCATCAACTGCTTTGGATTTGGAGGAACCAATGCTCACGTGGTAGTCAGGCAGATTAAGCAGCTAGAGCCTCTTCCTGCCTTTAAGAGGCCCCTTGAATTAGTTCTGCTGTCAGCAGCGTCAGGTAAGTCCCTTCAGATGACAATGGCCGATACAGCTGACCAGCTGAGCACAAGAAACTCTGTAACTCTCCCAGGCCTGGCCTACACGTCTGCCTGCAGAAGAAGCCATGCCAACTATAGGTACCGAAAAGCGTTTGTCACAAATTCTCTCCAACACTTGCAGCAAGAGGTTACATCGGCAGCGAGCACTGAACTTGCCGTGTCAAAGGTGGAACCACAGCTGGTGTTTGTGTTCTGTGGCAACGGCGTAACGCTGAAGGAGTTCAGCGAGGTACTGCTGAGCTCAGAGACAGTGTTCAGAGATAAGTGTGAGGAAATAGAAGCACTTTTTCAGAAACATGCTCCCATCAGCCTCCTGCCAGGAAGAGGCCATAGCGCAAAGGATTTGTTGGATCCAGAGCTTTCCCAGCCCTTGCTTTTTACCCTGCAGGTTGCCTTAGCTTCCCTTCTGAAATACTGGGGCATTAAACCAGTCACTGCTGTTGGCCACTCGGTAGGGGAAGTTGCTGCTGCGCATTTTGCTGGGTACCTTTCCCTGGCAGATGCAGTCAAAGTGATTTATCACCGGAGCCGGCTGCAGGCAAAGACTGCCAGTGGCAGAATGTTGGTGGTTGGAAACATCCCTGTTCAAGAGATTGCTGAATGTCTGCATGGCTACTCAGGAAAGGTGTGCATTGCAGCTTTCAACAGCCCAGTTTCCTGCACCTTGTCTGGGCATTCAGACTCTGTGGATGCTGTGCAGAGAGATCTAGCTCAAGCTTTCAGCCAGAGAAACATCTTTCTTCACGTTTTAAATGTCCCAGCTGCGTACCACAGCCCCAGCATGGATATGATACTTGGGGAGTTGGAAGAGAACATAAAaactttagaaaaacaaaaggggGAAATTGAAGTGATCTCAACGCTGACTGGGGTGGCTGCTTCTGAAAATGACTTTGCTCAGGGCAAATTCTGGGCCCGGCATACTCGTGAGCCTGTTGCTTTCACTCAAGCCATCAAAACTGCAGCTAGAGACAGGGAAAACGTGGTGTTTGTGGAAATAAGTCCTCACCGAGCGTTGCAGCGAAGCATAAAGGAAACTCTAGGAAAGGGCACAAAGGTGTTCTCTTCTTTGCAAACTGATGCAGAGTATCAGACACTCTTCACCCTGGTAGGAAATCTGTTTGAACTGGGATATAATCCCAACTGGCAGCACTTTTATAATGGGTATCAAAGCGCTCCGGTGGCCATTCCGCGGTATCAATTTGATCGCAAAAAACTCATGGCCTATCTGGATATCCATCAACGAGCAAATCAAAGAAGTGTCAGCTCCAGTCATCCTTTGATTTATGGCATAAACAGTGACAACACGGAGTTTGGCTGCCTGCTGTCTCAGGAGACGACATCGTACTTATATGAGCACAAGAACAATGGTGTGGCTTTAGTCCCTGGTGCTTTTTATGTGGAGCTTGGTCTGGCCTCTGTGATGAACAGCTCAAGACCTCGAGTGCCTCTGAGTACTTGCCAGATGAGCATCAGTTTTTCTGCGCCGTGTGTTCTCACACAGAGTTCGCAAGTCTTGAATATCAAGCTGAGTCCACAAAAAGCAGTGACAGCCTTTGAGATAGTCTCTTCCTCCAACGCAGTTTATGCTACGGGCCATGTTGTAAAGGGGCCTGAAGCTGTGGTGGAAGAAAGCACCATCCGCGTCCAAGACATCTATCAAAGATGCAGGTCAGTGGTTAGCAGAGAGGAGGTTTATGAAGCACTGTCTGAGATTGGCTTTCAGTATGGTTCCATGTTCAGGCAGCTCAGTGACGTGCATTATTGCCAGGAACTAAAGGAAGGTATAACAAACATAAAGGTGAACAAGGAGACTGTCAGAGAGATGCACAACTACTGCATCCATCCAGTGCTGCTCGACTGTTTTCTGCAGATGACTGCTATCATGACCTCAAGGACGGTCCAGTCCAGAGTAGGCTTTCCTTCAGGGATAGGCAGCCTGGTGGTGCTCCGACCACTGGAGGAAGAAATGATGATATATATGAGAACAAGCAAATCCATTGGGAACTGCCTAGAGGTCTGTGGGTGCTTTATGGACAAACATGGCTCTGTTTTGGCTGAACTCAAGCGCGTTGCCATCACTTTCATGAAGCAAGCATCTTCCAGAGACAATGAATTCATGTTTGAAAACAAGTGGAAAGAAGTCTCTCTTTCACAGACGATTGGATATCTGGGGGCTATGCCCAGGGTCCTAGTGTTTGCTGACAAATTTGGGATAGCTGAGCAGCTCAAAAAATACTTGCATCCTGATTCAAGATATGTTATGTATGAAGACTGGGAAGCCCTCTTGGAAGGCCATACACAGAATAAAATGAGAGCAGATGTTGAGTATTATGATGACATTCTCTTCCTGTGGGGAATTCAAAAGTTAAACGAAGACTTCCCAAACAAAGCAGTAGACCAGTTGGCAAAATGTTGTGAAGCCTATCGCCAAGTTATTGTGGCATTAAGAGAGAAAATGTCCCGCTGTTCAGTCAGAGTTATCACCTACAGAACAACAGAGAGAGATGTGGACCATGTTAACTGTGGGTTTGCGTTGCATGGCATGACCAGAACTTGTGTCACTGAAGTTCCAGAAATCACGTTTCAGATGATTGACCTCAGCTCTTCCAGTTCCCTGGACATCTCAGTGCTAGCAGATGTTCTTGTCAAATACAAAAGTAGGGACTATCCAGAAGTTCGCATCAGCCAGGGAAGAACTTTTGTGGCTGAAATCAGACGCACACCTTTTGTAGATGCAGATTACGGCCAGCGTGTAAGATCTCTCCAGAAGTCAGAAACATTCACTTTGTACACTTCTGATCCGTACACAGCAAAAGACTTGTCTGCTGAATTATCCCCCAGCACCGCTCCGCAGCTTGAGAAACAGAGCGTTGAAATTCAAGTGGATAAAATATGTCTCCACTCAGAAGATTATTTTCCCATTAGTGTTTCTAGTCGTAACTTTGGTAATACACTGTATTGGAATTCACAAGCAGTAGGCAAACACAGACTTCTGGCTCTTGATTTCAGTGGCACAGTAACAGCAACAGGCAATGATGTGAAGAAACTTAAAGTGGGAGATCACGTGGTTTCATGTTATCCAGCTGCTGCGTCATCCAGAGTTCGGATTCCAGGAACAGTTTGTTTCAATGTAAAGAAATTCCCATGCTTTCAGAACGTCCCCTGTATGTCATACTTTATCCTTGCATGGGAAATCTTCAGTCAGAGGTTacccaaggggaaaaaaggcagaacattGGGTATTATTTCTACAGAGCCATCATCGGTTTTGTGCCACGTTCTTTCAGCGGCAGCAGAAGAGATGGGTTGGAGAGCAGTACTTGCGAGGCCCACTCCTGATAAGTTTCAGTACGTAAACTTATGCAATGCCCTTGTTGTTCTTCCTCCAGTAAACAGACTGTCTCAGGAGGATCTGTCCCACATGTGCTTTCTTAAAGATGTGGTGATAGTGTGTGGCAATCGACAGTCTGACTGTGTCCAGAATGACAGCGGAATTGATCATGAAAATGTCAGCTTCCATATCCTTACACTTGCCAGCATTTTCCAGAAAGCATCTCTAAAGGAATTGCAGAAGACTGTGCATGCGTGGATCAATTCCATGGATATGAAACGCTTTAGACATCTATCAGGTTCTGTTTTTCAGCAGACTGAGAACTTGGAAAGGATAAACTCTGTGACGTCTTATTTTACCTGCAAACCTGTCCCACTTGCTGTACTGAGAAGGCAGAAGGACAACACCATGCTTTCAGATATACTGTTGTATGAATCCCAGAAGAAGTTGTTTAAGCAGAATGCTGTTTACGTAGTAGTCGGAGGGCTCACTGGACTTGGCTTTGAAACGGTGAAATTCATAGCCGAGAATGGAGGAGGGTGTATTGCAATACTCTCCAGGAAAAGTCCAAGCAATGAGAAGCAAGAAGAGATGAAGGCTTTGCAGCAGCAGTATAAAGGGAGCAAAGTAGTGTTTGTGCAGTGTGATGTTACTTCGACCAGTGATGTTGAGAAAGCTTTCCAGTCCATTGCAAACATCTTTGCAAGGAGTCCAATCAAAGGAGTATTTCAAAGTGCTGTTGTTTTACATGATGGCCATGTTGAAGCTCTGACCTTGGCTGACTTTCAGAAAGTGCTGAGCCCAAAAGTAGCAGGGACCCTAAATCTTCATTGGGCTACCAGAGGCCAGGAGCTTGACTACTTTGTGTGCTATTCCTCTGTAACTTCGTTTCTGGGAAATTCCACCCAGGCAAACTACGCGGCTGCAAACTCTTTCTTGGATGTCTTCTGCCTCTACAGGAGGAACTGTGGGCTTTCAGGCCAATCCATTAACTGGGGTGCTTTGAACCTTGGCATACTGCTCAATCAAACCCATATTCAGAACATTCTGGAGTCCAAGGGCATAGACATTCTGCAAGTGCATGAAATTCATGAGTATCTCAGGAAGAGCTTACTTCTGAATAACCCGCAGCAAGCTGTCGTCAAGTTAAACTTTCAAGCTTTATCGCATCATGTTTTTTCTCGCATTCTTTCACTCAAAAGTCGCTTAATGTCACTTATATCAGAAGAATTCAGGAACCAGCTTGAAACCCCTGAGGAAACTCAAGTCCAGGATACTGCCTTGATCAAATCTGAAGACTATATCACCTTACTGGTGAGTGACCTCACCAGGTTGAACCCAGATGAACTGACCATGAATACACCACTTTCATCGTTGGGCATGGACTCTATGTTAGCTATGACAATTCAGAACCGTGTCTTTCAAGAGAGAAAGGTGGACATACCTCTTCTGAAACTGCTCGATCCTCACACAACTCTGTCAAATTTAGTAGTAGTTTTAGAAGAAACAAGCAACGCAACTGGCAAAGCGGAGAAAAAAAAGGCTGCGGATGACAGTGCCGAAAATGGGAGCTGGCTATAG